AAATAACGTGCGGTTATCTAACTTACCAATACCGGCTTTTGCCACAATAATAAAATCGTAAGCAGGTAGCTGATGTTGTAATGTCCGAAAACTTTCGCGACAAACGCGTTTAATGCGGTTGCGATCGTGGGCGCGCTTTAAATGTTTTTTTGCCACAGTTAAGCCTAAGCGAGGATGCTCAAGGTCATTTTGGCGGGCAAGAATGGTAATTTCTGGACT
This portion of the [Pasteurella] aerogenes genome encodes:
- the rnpA gene encoding ribonuclease P: MITLNFSRELRLLTPSQFKYVFQDPLRASSPEITILARQNDLEHPRLGLTVAKKHLKRAHDRNRIKRVCRESFRTLQHQLPAYDFIIVAKAGIGKLDNRTLFATLDKLWKRHLRLAQKS